The Euphorbia lathyris chromosome 8, ddEupLath1.1, whole genome shotgun sequence genome has a window encoding:
- the LOC136202971 gene encoding brassinosteroid-responsive RING protein 1, which yields MSFFVEESGVIVTHLLYKAAVILAVLRWALSWALRFRNRDDSLHQSHHSLPSPQQIRDGLILTTFADIKHRISGASDTCAVCLAQLDGHDEVRELRNCCHVFHRDCIDRWVDHDQDQDHDDNHKTCPLCRAPLLTNSQSLSWVKTTTEQPSWAVERILYLFGDDLFVQ from the coding sequence ATGAGTTTCTTTGTAGAAGAATCAGGTGTAATAGTAACACATCTTCTATACAAGGCAGCTGTAATTTTGGCTGTTTTAAGATGGGCCTTATCTTGGGCTTTAAGATTCAGAAACAGAGATGATTCTCTACATCAATCCCACCACTCTCTCCCTTCTCCGCAGCAAATCAGAGACGGTCTCATCTTGACTACTTTCGCTGATATCAAACACAGGATTTCAGGAGCTTCGGACACGTGTGCTGTGTGCTTGGCCCAGTTGGACGGTCACGATGAAGTCAGGGAGTTAAGGAACTGTTGCCACGTGTTCCATAGAGATTGCATTGATCGATGGGTGGATCATGATCAAGATCAAGATCATGATGATAATCATAAAACATGTCCACTATGTAGGGCCCCACTTTTGACTAATTCGCAAAGTTTGAGTTGGGTGAAGACGACGACGGAGCAGCCTAGTTGGGCTGTTGAGAGAATTCTTTACCTCTTTGGAGATGATCTCTTTGTGCAATGA
- the LOC136203533 gene encoding uncharacterized protein isoform X1 — MALEPPPFQEADRCDVCKCSFSTFRRRHHCRCCGGTLCHEHSSNQMTLPQFGIHTPVRVCADCFNDSTRSGKVDVEASSNAVNSVTDEVSRLDIHAEADSKTEAATQHHSTVTAIECKCGMPLCICEAPAPTTDARPLQMKAPSTSISQLNPKPKKPDVIPKNRGSTSNNRPSSVFNHGQATNDSYDKPQRDYEVNGEGLREAIKSGDTAAVKKLLTEGVDANYHDKQGLSLLHLAALFNRTDIAFILMEYGASLDYRNAQGETPLDCAPATLQYKMKKKMEERGQ; from the exons ATGGCATTGGAGCCTCCGCCTTTTCAGGAAGCAGATCGTTGTGACGTCTGCAAATGCAGCTTCAGCACTTTCCGGCGAAGA CATCATTGCCGTTGTTGTGGAGGGACATTATGCCACGAACATTCGTCAAATCAAATG ACTCTACCCCAATTTGGAATTCACACGCCCGTAAGAGTTTGTGCTGACTGTTTTAATGATTCTACACG ATCAGGAAAAGTTGATGTAGAGGCTTCCTCAAATGCAGTCAACTCTGTGACAGATGAAGTTTCTAGATTAGACATTCATGCAGAAGCAGACTCAAAAACAGAAGCAGCTACACAGCATCATTCTACTGTGACTGCCATAGAATGCAAATGCGGAATGCCGTTATGCATATGTGAGGCTCCAGCTCCTACCACAGATGCACGACCTTTGCAG ATGAAAGCCCCTTCTACCAGTATCTCTCAGTTGAATCCAAAACCAAAGAAGCCAGATGTCATTCCTAAGAACAGAGGTTCCACTTCAAACAACAGACCTAG TTCAGTGTTCAATCATGGTCAAGCAACAAATGATAGTTATGATAAACCTCAGAGGGATTATGAAGTAAATGGGGAG GGTTTGAGGGAAGCCATAAAGAGCGGTGACACTGCTGCAGTCAAGAAGCTACTGACTGAG GGTGTGGATGCAAATTACCATGACAAGCAAGGGCTCTCTTTACTACACCTG GCTGCACTATTCAACCGAACTGATATAGCTTTCATCCTCATGGAATATGGAGCAAGCCTGGACTACAGGAATGCACAAG GGGAAACTCCACTTGACTGTGCTCCTGCAACATTGCAATacaagatgaaaaagaaaatggaagaacGTGGGCAGTAG
- the LOC136203533 gene encoding uncharacterized protein isoform X2, producing the protein MTLPQFGIHTPVRVCADCFNDSTRSGKVDVEASSNAVNSVTDEVSRLDIHAEADSKTEAATQHHSTVTAIECKCGMPLCICEAPAPTTDARPLQMKAPSTSISQLNPKPKKPDVIPKNRGSTSNNRPSSVFNHGQATNDSYDKPQRDYEVNGEGLREAIKSGDTAAVKKLLTEGVDANYHDKQGLSLLHLAALFNRTDIAFILMEYGASLDYRNAQGETPLDCAPATLQYKMKKKMEERGQ; encoded by the exons ATG ACTCTACCCCAATTTGGAATTCACACGCCCGTAAGAGTTTGTGCTGACTGTTTTAATGATTCTACACG ATCAGGAAAAGTTGATGTAGAGGCTTCCTCAAATGCAGTCAACTCTGTGACAGATGAAGTTTCTAGATTAGACATTCATGCAGAAGCAGACTCAAAAACAGAAGCAGCTACACAGCATCATTCTACTGTGACTGCCATAGAATGCAAATGCGGAATGCCGTTATGCATATGTGAGGCTCCAGCTCCTACCACAGATGCACGACCTTTGCAG ATGAAAGCCCCTTCTACCAGTATCTCTCAGTTGAATCCAAAACCAAAGAAGCCAGATGTCATTCCTAAGAACAGAGGTTCCACTTCAAACAACAGACCTAG TTCAGTGTTCAATCATGGTCAAGCAACAAATGATAGTTATGATAAACCTCAGAGGGATTATGAAGTAAATGGGGAG GGTTTGAGGGAAGCCATAAAGAGCGGTGACACTGCTGCAGTCAAGAAGCTACTGACTGAG GGTGTGGATGCAAATTACCATGACAAGCAAGGGCTCTCTTTACTACACCTG GCTGCACTATTCAACCGAACTGATATAGCTTTCATCCTCATGGAATATGGAGCAAGCCTGGACTACAGGAATGCACAAG GGGAAACTCCACTTGACTGTGCTCCTGCAACATTGCAATacaagatgaaaaagaaaatggaagaacGTGGGCAGTAG